From a single Candoia aspera isolate rCanAsp1 chromosome 10, rCanAsp1.hap2, whole genome shotgun sequence genomic region:
- the LOC134503724 gene encoding neuroglobin-like has protein sequence MARTSWISLPSTAPRALFPAQQRPSNAQAHRQRDAKSFLADAGLFHLWIATHLPASVCVSERKAACAAAAPGLPRQMGCALSSPGDAADPTISEERRGPAPGLDEEGKDASHREVAEALPLSEAQKELIRESWKILHKNITRVGIIVFIRLFETHPECKDVFFLFRDVDDLQQLKMSKELRAHGLRVMSFIEKSVARLDQEDKLELLALELGKSHFQYKAPPNYYEYIGIQFIQAVQPILKEAWTPEVEKAWKGLFKYLVAVMRRGFFDEGKRPGASPSPSPQTAAVEATPDEV, from the exons ATGGCTCGCACTAGCTGGATCTCCCTCCCCTCCACAGCACCGAGGGCCCTGTTCCCAGCCCAGCAGCGTCCCTCCAATGCCCAGGCGCACCGGCAGAGGG atgCGAAGAGCTTCTTGGCCGATGCTGGTTTATTCCACCTCTGGATTGCTACACATCTGCCCGCATCGGTCTGCGTGAGCGAGCGCAAGGCAGCGTGTGCGGCTGCGGCGCCTGGCCTTCCGAGGCAGATGGGATGCGCCTTATCCAGCCCGGGGGATGCAGCGGATCCAACTATCTCCGAAGAAAGGAGGGGCCCAGCGCCAGGTCTGGATGAGGAAGGGAAGGACGCAAGCCACAGGGAGGTGGCTGAGGCGCTCCCGCTCTCGGAGGCCCAGAAAGAGTTGATTCGGGAGTCCTGGAAGATCCTACATAAGAACATTACCAGAGTGGGCATCATTGTCTTTATTAG GCTCTTTGAGACCCACCCTGAGTGTAAAGATGTCTTTTTCCTGTTCCGTGATGTGGATGACCTGCAACAGCTGAAGATGAGTAAAGAGCTGCGGGCTCATGGCCTCAG AGTGATGTCGTTCATTGAGAAGAGCGTGGCCCGGCTGGACCAAGAAGACAAGCTGGAACTTCTGGCCCTTGAGCTGGGCAAGAGCCACTTCCAGTATAAGGCTCCCCCCAACTACTATGAG tacATTGGCATTCAGTTCATCCAGGCTGTTCAGCCAATTCTCAAAGAAGCTTGGACTCCGGAAGTTGAGAAGGCCTGGAAG GGGCTCTTCAAATACCTGGTTGCTGTGATGCGCAGGGGGTTCTTTGACGAAGGGAAGAGGCCGGGGGCCagcccttctccttccccacagACGGCTGCTGTCGAAGCCACTCCAGACGAAGTCTGA